The Oryza brachyantha chromosome 6, ObraRS2, whole genome shotgun sequence region CTTTTACTCGAATATAAACCATCATTCTACGGTGCTAGCGTCATGGTCTCTAAATCCATAACTCTGATTAATAGTAGTTCTGCAATGcataattttgtatagaaaGCTATGATCGCAAGAAGGAAGTATGTTTCTTATATGAATGTCTCCTTGATCAGGACATTGTCGATCACTTCGgttcaaataattataaccACTCAGAAAAGTCTTGTTAACTCTCAGCATATCTTACTGCATAGTAAAAACAGTGGAGGGGATACAAATCACCATGTTTAGCTGCATAACACTATTCCTAAAGCTCTAGAATGAAGCCAGTACCCCTACATTGATAAATATAGTGTGCTGCTCGACTTCCCTCCTTTGCATATATTGTCAACAACTTTGAAACCAAAGCCATGCGAAAATACTTCCAAAAAAGCCACCACTAGTTTGGCTGGTTATTGGTCAAAGTTTACAAAATTGCCTTGCGCATCATTTCATTCCATTCCAGAAAGATTTCAAATCCTACCCGTTTCATCCTCTTTTGCAAGGCTGCACAAAGAATCTGCGAAGATAGATTGTCCAACTATGCGATTCCCAACTCCCCCCCGTATCTATCCAATCCAGCAAACACGGTCGATAGAAGGATTTACGAATCGCGAACCTTGTTGTCTGCTTTTCTGGCTGCTGCCACTGCAGCGACGCCACGCCGGCGGTGCTCGCGCCAGGCCACCGCTGCAGGCTTCGCCGTCATCTggggcccccgccgccgctccagTTTTCGCCGTCAGCCGGGTCCGGCTAGCTAGCCCTTGAGGAATGAGGAGCAGAAgcgaggggcggcgcggcggccggggagcggAACAGTCTTCACGGCCCTGTGCAACGAGGAAGGTTGCGTTGTTGGGCCAGATGATGGGCCTTCCTGGGAGGTTGGCAGGCATAGAATAGAACCGACTGGATTTTACAGTTgcccctccgtctcaaaatgtTCAGGTTAgcccctccgtctcaaaatgtTCAGGTTTAGCTACTATCGTTGGtggcataaatatttttatttttaagtaattatcgtatttatatttgttaggTAGAGGATAAAATATTGAGATTTAAAATGGTATGCGATAAATGTATTGGTGTTTGAAAAAGTAAAGAATATTTTAGTATCTTGTAGTTTCGTACCAGTACGCCAAGAGACCCCGTTTTGGAAAGTCTAGTCGTCTGtgttagaaaattttagtgcacTAATAACCTTAGGAATTTAGTTTatctcaaaaatataaaaattaaaaacctttaggaattgttttttttcccttaataATACCCCCACACCTACTTTACACACGTCACCTTCTACGTAATAGAATCCATTCTagtctttttactttttaaaagaattaaaagCCAATTATTACATATGATGTGACCATGCATGCTATTGATCACATCATATACTCTCTGGTGAAGTTGTTTTATAATAAGCTCAAATTTGAGTGTATTAAGAATACAACGGTACCTAATGACGTAAAtgtataaatttgtttgtttaggaATACACAACATGTTGGGACGTATGTGGGTCACGCTGGTCATGGTGCATCAAAAGATGATGATCAAGTTCAAAGTGTTCTAGAGCCAAATTTGGCCACCTAATGCCGCGCTGATTTCAAACGGTTGCCAAATCTTCATACAAGTTCTGGTTTTAGCCCATCagtacttgatggaaaggTTTCAGAGTTCTCTTTCCAACTGATTTGGCTATATTGCGAAATTCCATCCGAGTCAACACGAATCATGTAAATAAGGCGTTGTGTCACCCGTAATGAGCCTATGGGCTTGTAACTTCGTCTATGACCCCGGCCCAAGAGGGGTCCAAGGGAGGTGACGCCCAACCAAGGGGAGGACACCCCTAAGGCCTTACACGTTCCTTTAAATAGTTAGCTACCCCTTGAGGGTTAGTTGGGTTTTGATTAATTGAAAGTTTAGCCGTTGCTacttttatgtaattattcgGCTAGGATTAATGGTTACATGTTCGGAACCCCACCTTATCCAttgtattgtttattttaagacTTAATTCctatttataatttggattgtttttatattgttcTCGATTGCTTGCACGAATATGGTTGATCTGCATCGGCAAGATCAACAATCTCAGGAGAGGTGTATCGGTGCTAAGATGTAACACAACAACGTCTAGTACGGTTGTAGTTAGGTCAACAACTTCTTTTCTCAAATCGTAGTTATCCAACTCACCGAAAGATCAAACCATGCACCCTTGCTCACATCAACATAAGTGGTAGGATAAGGATTGAGATCCTCTGACTTAAAGTCAGAGGACGTAAGAGACGTCATACCACCACTATATCATCACCagaaagttatatatatatatatatgtgtgtgtgtgtggggtaCTCACAAGAGTCACCAATATCAGTACTCGTACTACCTTCAACTTTACACATGTCACTACATGCATACACCCACAAATACACATCCTTTTATGTTCGTGGATCAAACAACACCCACATGTATAGGGATAGCAACATATCAGATTTAGCTTGGGAAAAATAGGAACATATCTGACACAAGGCGCAAAACCTCTTGGAAAACCCAAGGCCGGTAGCCTTATCTGACACAAATCAGCTTGCATGGGACCATAGAGTATCTCAACACATCAATAATATCTTCATGCACTCAGAATGAAAACATAGATCATAAACACTTGAAATCAAGCTAGCAAATATGAAGCAAACAACATTTCAAACAAATAACACAATTCACAACAATTTAACAATGCTCGCAATCAGCAAATggaatcaataaaaaaacatatatatcgaGTCACACATGAACTGTCCACggcatatataaaacaatacCCACGTCTTCCCACTAATATTTTGGGCGTTGGGTTAGATGTGCGGTGCCCATGGAGAAAACGAACCCGCATTCAGGCGCACTTACTTACTTATTACAGTAACATACTCACTTTTAAGTTCTTGTATGCCACTTATCAAAAGTGGATGTAACGAATATAATTTACTCTCAAGTTATCATAGCCAGATTTAGCTAGCtggtttaaatttatatggcaTCGTGCTTTTACCACCAAAGTACGTAGAATTTACGAAATTGTATTAGATAATAATGTAAAACAAGGGCTAGCTAAAAACGACTTTGCAATTGTGCCGGTTgaactacaaattaataagCACGGAAACCGGCAATTAACTGCTGTTGTATATACAGACGACGGTCGACGACGACTCAAGGTCGAGTCGACTACTTTTGTGCATCCATCTTCTCCTCTTCTGGACCAGCTAGCCAGAACAAGTATAAATCCCATGCAAAAGTCACTTTTTTCTGACCTGAATTGAAATATCTCCCAAAGCATATATTCTGACTCCactcccttccttcctccaCACTCACCTTGAACAATGCAATCCATGCATGGAATAAGGGACCatatgtgtatttttagctacatatatatgtgtagtcAGGCAACCAGACTATATAGTCTGAATTTTTGATAGATATTTGATGATTCTCCATCTAGCTGTTTCACGCACCTTTGGCACTTTAGGATAGGAGTGTAGGGGAGGGATCAAGGAGCTGCGTTAACTGAGAGGAGATCGAGTGTGCTTATTGCCACGGGTAGGTAGGTGCGTTCACAGAGCAGGACGGCATGCAGTCACAGATGATGTATGCAGGTGAGAGATCGGCGGCGAGAGAGATGGAGACGGAGATGATGGCTCGGGATCAGAAGCAGATGGGCTGCTCTCCCTTGGGCAGGTTCATTTCTAGAGTATTCATGCGCAGAGGTATCTGTTTTCTTGTCTCAGTCAGTCTCTCTGTCTCATGCTGTATCTCCTTTGGTATATAATTGCTAGCTCAGGGCTCAGCTTATTAATCAGTAGAAATAATCGAGATAGATATGTTAAACTGTATTGGACGTAAGATCTACGTACTTGTGTTGTTTCCACCATGAAATTTACAAGTGAGATGAGAAATTCTGTCAACTTTGATCGTGAAAGGGCGGCAAGGGCGCATGCGGGGCGACAGGATGGACTATGGCGCCATGGCCTACCCTACCGCGCAGACGTGCTACGTGCGCCCGGCAGCCGCCTTcagcaccgccaccgccaacgCCCACGCCATGCGGCCGGAGCCGCTGCAAGCGCACGCCGTGGCCGTGCCCGGCGCGCCGTAcggcgccgcgtcgccccgcggcggcggcagcaagcgcaagaagaagaagaagtccAAGAACAAGCGCGTGCGGTTCGCGCCGGCAGGGGCGGAGCCGGTGCCCACGgacgcgccaccgccgcacggGCATCTCCACGcaccggcagcagcagctgcgagcggcggcagcgccggccATCCCCCCCACCAACAGCACTACTACCCGTCCGCCGCCACTGCCActgcctccgccggcgccgagccgTACTCCACCTCCACGGCTGCGGCccacgggcacggcggcaGGTACGCGTGCGCGGCGTCGCCGCTGGCGCGGTGGGAGATGCTGGGCGCGTCGTCGGCGGGCACGCCGCGGCGGTACGAGTACTTCTCCGGCGAGTACCGGTGGTACTACCCGACGCCGGTGCGCGAGGGCATCTACGGCCTCGCCACGGACGCCAACCGGCTCACCGCCATCTTCAGCGAGGAGAATCCCAACGCCTGCGCCATCGTCTGATCAccatatgcatgatgcatatGCATGGTCAGAGAATAAtattagtcaaaatttaattagcGTATTTCTTAGGGCACAAATTAGTTAGTGATTAGAAGAATGtgatgctgccgctgctgcaaGTGCAATGTACATGTAGATAAGGTTGGTGACAGTAGTGTGTGAGCACGTACTATAGCTTTGTTTGGTGAAATGGATATGTTCTAATGTTTCGGCTTATATTCTCATTGTCCCATCCATACTACCTGTTGCTGAAAAGTTGGTAGTTTTAAGCAGGTCTCCAAAGAGAATTTGATGAGCACTAACAGttgtttttattgtttaaCAGTGAGAACTAATGGAGTCATGATGCTCGTTCTCGTACCATTGTGCTAATTATGTCCATAATTTCTATGTGCGATAAGAGATGTCTCGTTAATCACTTAATCGTTTTCCCCCTGATATGTTCAAAAGTACTTCAGAGACCATCTGGCTACTCGTTTCTCCTCGGTTCCATCCTGACTCTGCATGAAAAGTCAGACGAGAGCACAATATCAATGACTTATAGCGTGGTTAGttcgtgaaaatttttaggttggATGTCATATCAGATGACCAGATGTCAGAAGACTATTTCaatgtttaattaaaaactaattacatatggTGTTAataaaccacgagacaaattttttaagcctaattaattcgtcgtTGGCACATCACGCAGATTTCTTTcaaactgtataattagttatttttaactatatttaatactcttcaTAGATTTGACGTGACAGGTGAATGCCAAAATTTACTCAACAGGGCCTTAGTTTGGGATAGTTGTAACCGTACAATTGAGAAAGGGCTCAGAGAAAATTAACTTCTACGTCTACCGTACGACCAGATACTACCTGAGTTCTTAATATATGTAATACAAGGATTTGTACGCTGGTTAGCAGATATTAAGGTTGAGCACAAAAGACATTAAGTGTCCTATAAACGAAGAATTGAATTGATGgggataaaatgaaaatattttttaaatgaaaacgGGTTAATGGGATAAATAGTATTGTGAATAGTGTTATACATACTTACATTTTGAAACAATATTTAAATCCTCTTCTTAGAATTTAGTGGagattagttttaaaattagtaaagcaaaaagattgattaaaataaatcattgcTAGCATCGTCTTCAATTTTGTGCTTAAATTTAGCAGCAGCGTCGACTGCTCGATCCGTCCTCCCATTTACGACGGAACTTTGTGATTATTTCTAACAGCCCCAACATCATCGTATcgatatgttatttttttttccaaaatggTTTGATACCAAATATGCAAACTTGAATAAGATGAGCATTTTTATTGGAGAAAGATTTAGCCTCTGAAATTTATCTTAATTTTCTAAGGTTTTTCAATAGATTTTAATTCCTAGCCTCACAAATTCATGGATCCAgatccatgtatatatgtgagAATCATTTTTCTATTCTTGAACGAGATTAATTTAATGACAAACTCCTAATGCAACATAGACCTGGGACGTAGAGTTGTGCTAAACAGGGTGGTTAGGACATGTTTGCACAACCAGCTCTGCGATTTTTAGGTCTGTACTCCAACTCGGCACAGTCAGCCCTTTATTTAAGCCATacggcagaaaaaaaaaacattattgaTATGGTACAGAACCGTAAAATTGAAGTATTAAAATCGTATGAATATCTTAAAATAGTTAATGAGAAATAATCATTGTCTTTTATAATAATGAACTTCTATGAGCATCTCTGGAAGCAAAATGATGGatgatattttgaaacaaaatcatCAAGAGGCTACATGTACCTGCTGGTTGCTGCAATCCCAGTTGGTAGATGTGGATTCCAGCGGATGGTGTCGCTGTACAAGGTGATACCTAGCAGTACTGCTAGCTGCAATACCGTGGATCTTCTTGTTTGAGCAGGGCCGGTTCTCACTTCTCGAGGACCGGTGTGAAACTAAACATGGATGTTTTTTAGCCTTTTCAtgctatataataataaacaatacatatatatacctatatatatatgaattattatATTAGACATTCAAATTGcatttagaaataatatttatatagaaaacattgtacatattttcttaaaagttTCTTTTGGTGTTTCTAGATTCGAAATCATGGATAATGGTACCGATATAAATTTCATCCAACAATTTCTTGTCCCTTTCCTATTAAGTCATCCACGGTttatcctttccttttcttcctacTCAAAGCATACTTTCTCGAAGACATGGCCGGGCAATTGCAAAAAATggcattattaattaattacagtgGTTTAACTCATATAAATTACaacaaaattatagatttaaatttaaaaattaaaatcatacAAATTGGTTGACCTCTTGATGCAATGAGTCTGCAAGTCTGAACTCTAAAGTCTCAATCTGCAAGCTTGCAACTGCAAGA contains the following coding sequences:
- the LOC102712642 gene encoding uncharacterized protein LOC102712642 translates to MQSQMMYAGERSAAREMETEMMARDQKQMGCSPLGRFISRVFMRRGRQGRMRGDRMDYGAMAYPTAQTCYVRPAAAFSTATANAHAMRPEPLQAHAVAVPGAPYGAASPRGGGSKRKKKKKSKNKRVRFAPAGAEPVPTDAPPPHGHLHAPAAAAASGGSAGHPPHQQHYYPSAATATASAGAEPYSTSTAAAHGHGGRYACAASPLARWEMLGASSAGTPRRYEYFSGEYRWYYPTPVREGIYGLATDANRLTAIFSEENPNACAIV